A single genomic interval of Bacillota bacterium harbors:
- a CDS encoding Asp23/Gls24 family envelope stress response protein translates to MEVIAFVGPTGTGKSHRALNVVHDHQIDALIDDGLLIKDGRILAGYSAKREVNKIKAVKRALFMDTAHATEVKAAIEQVKPTKLLIIGTSTNMVKRITQALALPDPTSVLRISDVATPQEIEQARRVRQQEKKHVIPVPTVEVKKQFSGYLVEAMKIFRFRPAAPPVKLGEQSIVRPVFSYLGKLIVSDSVVATLVKRVALDEPRIPEVKWVEISNQREGVIINLSVVVIYGDRFVDVLSRVQRRIVENVEYWTGINILQLNITAGGLTFPEKKPRRVR, encoded by the coding sequence TTGGAAGTAATAGCCTTTGTGGGCCCGACAGGTACCGGGAAGAGTCACCGCGCGTTGAATGTGGTCCATGATCACCAGATTGATGCCTTGATTGACGATGGCCTGCTGATTAAAGATGGTCGAATTCTGGCCGGGTATTCGGCCAAACGGGAAGTCAATAAAATCAAGGCGGTAAAACGGGCCCTTTTTATGGATACGGCCCACGCGACCGAGGTTAAGGCGGCCATCGAACAGGTAAAGCCAACCAAGCTTTTAATCATTGGTACTTCCACGAACATGGTGAAGCGCATCACGCAGGCGCTGGCTTTGCCCGACCCAACTTCCGTCCTGCGCATCAGTGATGTGGCTACCCCGCAGGAAATTGAACAGGCCCGGCGAGTCAGGCAGCAGGAAAAAAAACACGTCATCCCGGTGCCAACCGTCGAGGTAAAAAAACAGTTCTCGGGATACCTGGTTGAGGCGATGAAAATTTTTCGTTTCCGGCCGGCGGCCCCGCCGGTGAAGCTAGGAGAACAGTCAATTGTCCGGCCAGTTTTCAGTTATTTGGGCAAACTGATTGTATCCGACAGTGTGGTGGCGACATTGGTCAAGCGGGTGGCCCTTGACGAGCCGCGCATCCCGGAGGTTAAGTGGGTGGAAATCTCCAATCAGCGCGAGGGAGTGATCATCAACCTCAGTGTAGTGGTGATCTACGGCGACCGGTTTGTGGATGTTCTTTCCCGTGTTCAGCGCCGGATTGTGGAAAATGTTGAATATTGGACAGGGATCAATATACTCCAACTCAACATCACGGCGGGCGGACTCACTTTTCCAGAAAAAAAACCTCGAAGGGTCAGGTAG
- a CDS encoding threonine-phosphate decarboxylase translates to MPSWAGGKEREMSIGKEGSGPGLHGGNRWAAARFYGYEPAEILDFSANINPLGLPASVRRVLANNLEAVTWYPDPEANEVKDEISQQTGIPRDYVLVGNGGAELIYLLASAFEPARAVVPAPTFSEYELAVKSRPGGVARRFLLPERDFCLDVGAFIAYLRREEAANQFNLVFLCNPNNPTGALVRRSDVLAIADYCATRGMTLVVDESFMDFVVDSSQYSVVTDVLSRPNLMVLKSLTKFYALPGLRLGYLLAEPVFGQRLRRLQVPWSVNVLAQMAGVAALRDQEYARQTKAWLVAERAYLSKSLADLGLRVYEPAANFILVGLEPTGPTSTEVWRLMAERRILVRDCRTFFGLNPYFLRLAVRTRSENERLIQALGEVLSR, encoded by the coding sequence GTGCCCAGTTGGGCCGGCGGAAAGGAGCGGGAAATGAGCATTGGCAAAGAAGGCAGCGGACCTGGTCTCCATGGAGGTAACCGTTGGGCGGCAGCGCGGTTTTATGGATACGAGCCGGCGGAGATCCTAGATTTCAGTGCCAATATCAACCCTTTGGGATTACCGGCCAGTGTCCGGCGTGTTCTGGCCAATAACCTGGAGGCAGTAACCTGGTATCCAGACCCGGAAGCGAATGAAGTCAAAGACGAGATCAGTCAGCAAACTGGGATACCCCGGGATTACGTGCTGGTTGGCAATGGCGGAGCGGAACTGATTTATTTACTGGCCAGCGCTTTTGAGCCGGCACGGGCGGTGGTTCCGGCACCAACCTTCAGCGAGTATGAACTGGCGGTGAAGAGTCGCCCCGGTGGAGTGGCGCGGCGCTTCTTATTGCCTGAAAGGGATTTTTGTCTGGATGTTGGGGCCTTTATCGCGTATTTACGACGAGAGGAAGCGGCGAACCAGTTTAATCTGGTTTTCCTTTGTAATCCCAATAATCCGACGGGTGCCCTCGTGCGCCGAAGTGATGTTTTGGCTATTGCTGACTACTGTGCTACCCGGGGGATGACCCTGGTCGTCGATGAGTCGTTCATGGATTTTGTAGTCGACAGCAGCCAGTATTCGGTTGTAACGGATGTGTTATCCCGACCGAATCTGATGGTGTTGAAATCCCTGACCAAGTTCTACGCCTTACCGGGATTACGCCTCGGCTACTTACTTGCCGAGCCAGTTTTCGGTCAGCGTCTTCGTCGTTTACAGGTGCCCTGGAGCGTGAATGTTCTGGCACAAATGGCCGGGGTAGCCGCTTTGCGCGACCAGGAGTACGCCAGGCAGACGAAAGCCTGGCTGGTGGCAGAACGGGCTTACCTGTCAAAGTCCCTGGCTGACCTGGGCCTGCGGGTATATGAACCGGCCGCTAATTTTATTCTGGTGGGATTAGAGCCGACGGGACCCACGTCCACCGAAGTCTGGCGGCTGATGGCGGAACGGAGGATTCTGGTCCGTGATTGTCGAACTTTTTTCGGCCTTAACCCATACTTTTTGCGGCTGGCCGTAAGGACGCGCTCAGAAAATGAGCGGCTGATTCAAGCCCTTGGTGAGGTGCTGTCGAGATAG
- a CDS encoding CotS family spore coat protein, which translates to MSKTRKKLRELCRQYDLGVQILETYALSVRDIIPVRKVFRLVTDRGDICLKRFNHSEDSLNFSLSAINHLVTHGFTQVAPFLPTRKGQPYLKLNNQLYVLTNWIDGRESDYANPADLRIAARTLANLHLASQGFVPPPGHDHRVRWGTWPDTFRNRRDELITFAEQIRRQASLTRFDVAFLNHVEQYVTQIELTLTQLAASPYEILVARESMMGGFCHHDFAHHNLVITNGGIGYVLDFDYAICDIRIHDIGSLILRALKAAAWDFGQVELVLRAYQEVSPLSKEELAVLQPFFTFPQDFWRIAVDHYYGLKPHWPQAKFQRKLDRILDNEPYRQAFLETYARYFEQAVENSSWQTPRLVVHSRPRIWRLASPTMA; encoded by the coding sequence GTGTCTAAAACACGTAAGAAACTCCGAGAGCTCTGCCGCCAGTACGATCTTGGTGTGCAGATCCTCGAAACCTACGCCCTTTCCGTCCGCGATATTATTCCGGTACGTAAAGTTTTTCGCCTGGTCACGGACCGAGGGGATATATGTCTTAAGCGCTTCAACCATTCCGAGGACAGCCTGAATTTCTCCTTGTCCGCAATAAATCACCTGGTTACTCATGGTTTCACCCAGGTTGCACCTTTTCTCCCCACGCGCAAAGGTCAACCATATCTGAAGCTGAATAACCAGCTTTATGTTTTAACCAACTGGATCGATGGCCGCGAAAGCGACTACGCGAATCCGGCTGACCTGCGGATTGCCGCCCGGACCCTGGCCAATCTTCATTTAGCCTCCCAGGGTTTCGTACCGCCCCCTGGCCACGATCATCGCGTCAGATGGGGAACCTGGCCGGACACCTTCCGCAACAGACGCGATGAATTAATAACCTTCGCTGAACAAATTCGCCGCCAGGCGTCCCTAACCCGTTTTGATGTTGCTTTTCTCAATCACGTAGAGCAGTATGTGACCCAAATAGAATTGACTTTAACTCAACTGGCCGCTTCACCCTACGAGATTCTGGTAGCTCGGGAATCAATGATGGGTGGCTTCTGCCACCACGACTTTGCCCATCACAACTTGGTGATTACCAACGGTGGGATCGGTTACGTGCTGGATTTTGATTACGCCATCTGTGACATCCGTATTCATGATATTGGCAGTCTGATCCTGCGCGCACTCAAAGCCGCCGCTTGGGATTTTGGCCAGGTTGAACTTGTCTTACGTGCTTATCAAGAAGTTAGCCCTTTGAGTAAAGAGGAACTAGCCGTTTTGCAGCCGTTCTTTACCTTCCCTCAGGATTTTTGGCGGATTGCGGTCGATCACTACTACGGACTCAAACCCCACTGGCCGCAGGCGAAATTTCAACGGAAACTCGATCGCATTCTGGATAATGAACCATACCGGCAGGCCTTTTTAGAAACATACGCCAGGTACTTCGAGCAGGCAGTTGAAAACTCCTCCTGGCAGACCCCCCGGCTTGTCGTGCACAGCCGACCCAGAATCTGGCGTCTGGCTAGTCCCACGATGGCATAG
- the cobC gene encoding alpha-ribazole phosphatase, with product MLRLIIVRHGETVWNKEGKYQGHTDVQLTELGWQQAVQVARRLRDKPVVAVYASDLSRAYETAAVIARKHNLPVVQMSELREINFGAWEGLTFEEIGRRYADIRKRWLQDPANTRLPQGETFRELAQRAGEAVEKILANHSEGTVVLVTHGGVIAVLLCRFLGLDLNSVWHYVPGNSGLTIVDYIDGKPVVQVIGDTKHLSEIDSHNGGE from the coding sequence ATGCTCAGGTTGATTATCGTGCGACACGGTGAGACGGTGTGGAACAAGGAAGGAAAGTATCAGGGCCACACTGACGTCCAACTGACCGAGTTGGGTTGGCAGCAGGCAGTCCAGGTGGCCAGACGGTTGCGGGACAAACCGGTGGTGGCTGTCTACGCCAGTGACCTCTCCCGGGCTTACGAGACTGCCGCAGTAATTGCCCGTAAACACAATCTGCCGGTCGTGCAGATGTCTGAACTGCGCGAGATCAATTTTGGCGCTTGGGAAGGCTTGACCTTCGAAGAAATCGGGCGGCGGTATGCCGATATTCGCAAACGGTGGCTGCAAGATCCAGCCAATACTCGACTACCGCAAGGGGAGACCTTTCGGGAGCTGGCGCAGCGGGCGGGGGAGGCTGTCGAGAAAATTTTAGCCAACCATTCTGAAGGCACCGTGGTGCTGGTTACTCATGGTGGAGTCATTGCGGTTCTCTTGTGCCGTTTTCTAGGGCTTGATTTAAATTCGGTGTGGCACTATGTGCCTGGGAATTCAGGTTTAACTATCGTTGATTATATCGACGGTAAACCGGTGGTCCAGGTCATTGGTGATACCAAACACTTAAGCGAGATTGACAGCCATAATGGAGGAGAGTAA